A part of Lacibacter sp. H407 genomic DNA contains:
- a CDS encoding S8 family peptidase encodes MQFNKLLLVSSIFTLSATLSLAQTSVKEDQLKGWHLKNQSTDGFYGISMEQAFEFVKNRKSTTIIVAVIDSGIDTLHEDLKPVLWRNPKEIPNNGIDDDKNGYVDDYYGWNFLGGKDGQNVKEDSYEAARLYHALKPKYSGTVDESKLSAIEKEEYRIFKKAQGDIEHGSTEAQSQVLFLRSLYNKSSIADSVLKEKFKPEYNGNDLVTFKPANSKDADAKSTMLALFRGFEMMDATNDFIIKEFSSYFKGQEKKAEASQIAPKDYRGEIVKDNYYDFNDRFYGNPDVMASTPFHGTHVSGIIAAARNNGIGVDGVASDVRIMSIRAVPDGDEHDKDIALAIRYAVDNGAKIINMSFGKSFSPQKKWVDDAVRYAQSKGVLLVHAAGNDGKNVDSTENFPNPNIVETKMKATNFITVGASGDPKTGGLAADFSNYGKKEVDVFAPGVKIYSTIPGGNTYGFAQGTSMASPVVAGLAAFILSYYPELSAEQVKYCIEKGAQNPNMEVVKPGATIKEDFANFSRTGGLLNAYESIKIAATLKGERKVLSNPAPKPKVNKSKKG; translated from the coding sequence ATGCAGTTCAACAAATTATTGCTTGTCAGCTCAATCTTTACCCTCTCTGCTACCCTTTCCCTCGCTCAAACTTCCGTAAAAGAAGACCAGTTGAAAGGATGGCACCTGAAAAATCAATCAACTGATGGTTTTTATGGTATCAGCATGGAGCAGGCCTTTGAGTTTGTCAAAAACCGGAAAAGCACAACCATCATTGTAGCAGTTATTGACAGTGGTATTGATACGCTTCACGAAGATCTCAAACCCGTTCTCTGGCGCAACCCGAAAGAGATCCCAAACAATGGTATTGACGATGATAAAAATGGCTATGTAGATGATTATTATGGCTGGAATTTTTTGGGTGGAAAAGATGGTCAGAATGTGAAAGAAGATTCTTACGAAGCAGCACGTTTGTATCATGCACTCAAACCAAAGTATAGTGGTACTGTGGATGAAAGCAAATTATCAGCCATTGAAAAAGAAGAATACCGCATCTTCAAAAAAGCGCAGGGAGATATTGAACACGGTTCAACTGAAGCACAATCGCAAGTATTGTTTCTTCGTTCGCTCTACAATAAGTCATCAATAGCTGACAGTGTGCTGAAAGAAAAATTCAAACCTGAGTATAACGGAAACGATCTGGTGACTTTCAAACCAGCCAACTCAAAAGACGCAGATGCAAAATCTACAATGCTTGCACTGTTCAGGGGTTTTGAAATGATGGATGCAACCAACGATTTTATCATTAAAGAATTCAGCAGCTATTTTAAAGGACAGGAGAAAAAAGCAGAAGCATCACAAATTGCACCGAAAGATTATCGAGGTGAAATTGTAAAAGATAATTACTACGATTTCAACGATCGTTTTTATGGCAACCCTGATGTAATGGCAAGCACACCATTTCACGGTACGCATGTAAGCGGCATTATTGCTGCTGCACGCAACAATGGCATTGGTGTGGATGGTGTAGCAAGCGATGTGCGTATCATGAGCATCCGTGCAGTTCCTGATGGCGATGAGCACGATAAAGACATTGCACTCGCTATCCGCTATGCGGTTGATAACGGTGCCAAGATCATCAATATGAGTTTTGGTAAAAGTTTTTCACCACAAAAGAAATGGGTAGATGATGCCGTACGTTATGCACAAAGCAAAGGTGTATTATTAGTGCATGCTGCAGGTAATGATGGAAAGAATGTTGACAGCACCGAAAACTTCCCCAATCCGAATATTGTAGAAACAAAAATGAAAGCAACCAACTTTATTACAGTGGGCGCAAGTGGCGATCCCAAGACAGGCGGGTTGGCTGCTGATTTCAGCAATTATGGGAAAAAAGAAGTGGATGTATTTGCACCTGGTGTAAAGATCTATTCAACTATTCCCGGTGGCAATACCTATGGTTTTGCACAAGGTACAAGTATGGCAAGCCCTGTGGTAGCAGGCTTAGCCGCTTTTATTCTTTCCTACTATCCTGAACTGAGTGCAGAGCAGGTGAAATATTGTATTGAGAAAGGCGCACAAAATCCAAACATGGAAGTTGTAAAACCTGGAGCTACTATAAAAGAAGATTTTGCAAACTTCAGTCGCACAGGCGGTTTGTTGAATGCATACGAATCTATTAAGATCGCTGCCACATTAAAAGGCGAACGCAAAG